The Ranitomeya imitator isolate aRanImi1 chromosome 8, aRanImi1.pri, whole genome shotgun sequence genome window below encodes:
- the DNAJC6 gene encoding auxilin isoform X1, whose product MSLLGAYRKKTNNDGYESLQLVESSAGDANSDGGSGCSKERPGSRPGVSGAAASSPPASRSPGRQQQPDFSTMDSSGASSPDLESNYGGGLLDMVKGGAGRLFSNFKDNLKDTLKDTSTKVMQSVASYAKGELDISYITSRIIVMSFPAEGVELGFRNHIEDVRSFLDSRHLDHYTVFNLSPKSYRSAKFHNRVSECSWPVRQAPSLHNLFAVCKNMHNWLQQNPKNVCVIHCMDGRAASAVLVSAMFCFCHLFTNPVSAIQLLNAKRPGIGLWPSHRRYIGHICDLVSDKPVHPHCKPIVIKSATISPVPCFNKQRNGCRPFCEVLIGETRIFSTIQDYERMKEYRVQEGKVVFPLGVTVHGDVVVSIYHMRSTIGGRLQAKMTNTQILQIQFHTGFIALGTTVLKFTKPELDACDSPDKYPQLFYVTLDIEIEATDRQTDLTPPWENFVSKDVNPSILFSSQQEQQDAVAVAGRPPPVEQHQDNIRNAGQGAFFSSLSWQDQKSDKAGSHPASDDRAALVHEESEQSDDELLSLSSQHSNTSGEKHHGTPKHKKIDPPAPSAPPEDADLLCLGGSSVNTAPSQPKPPPSNSDLLSDLFGAAQAPGDAMFQTGGVGSAHSTPRRSAASPSPSQSPRVGEASSFDPFGSSPKQPDLLGSFLSASNNTSGDTFLQATRSPSPSPTPGGHADPFNMAPPSVSIQPDISSSSTWDWGSPAQGGLGVGSRSAATSPTGSPQHHTKPQTLDPFADLGALGANLAGGSAFASKPTTPTGSGGGFPPVGSPQKPSPQHAGGSWQPNSGYSWQPHSKPQQNVPHSSPQNRPNYNISFSVVNSGQNDRGKSAASSDVKPKASADNFEDLLSSQGFNAHKERKGPRTIAEMRKEEMSKEMDPEKLKILDWIEGKERNIRALLSTMHTVLWAGETKWKPISMADLVTPEQVKKVYRKAVLVVHPDKATGQPYEQYAKMIFMELNDAWSEFENQGQKALY is encoded by the exons GTGCCTCGTCACCAGACCTGGAGTCCAACTATGGAGGAGGCTTATTGGACATGGTCAAAGGGGGAGCAGGACGTCTGTTCAGTAACTTTAAGGACAACCTGAAGGATACATTGAAGGATACATCTACGAAAGTAATGCAATCTGTCGCCAG ttatGCAAAAGGAGAGCTGGATATCTCATACATTACCTCAAGGATTATTG TCATGTCCTTCCCGGCAGAAGGTGTGGAATTAGGATTCAGAAACCACATTGAAGATGTTCGCTCCTTCCTGGATTCAAGACATCTGGACCATTATACAGTGTTCAATTTGTCACCCAAGTCTTACCGCAGTGCCAAGTTCCATAATCGG GTCTCAGAATGCAGTTGGCCAGTAAGACAAGCTCCCAGTTTGCATAAtttatttgcagtttgcaaaaacatGCACAACTGGTTACAGCAGAACCCCAAAAATGTCTGCGTCATCCACTGCATG GACGGCCGTGCCGCATCTGCAGTGTTAGTCAGCGCCATGTTCTGTTTTTGTCACCTTTTCACCAATCCGGTGTCTGCAATCCAACTGCTAAATGCGAAACGCCCAGGAATAGGACTGTGGCCGTCACACAGAAG GTACATTGGGCACATCTGTGACCTGGTGTCTGACAAACCTGTGCATCCTCACTGTAAACCTATTGTCATCAAGAGTGCCACCATCAGCCCAGTGCCGTGCTTTAACAAGCAGAGGAATGGCTGCCGGCCGTTTTGTGAAGTTCTTATTGGGGAAACGCGGATCTTCAGCACAATTCAAGACTATGAGAGAATGAA AGAGTATCGTGTCCAGGAAGGAAAAGTGGTGTTTCCTTTGGGTGTCACGGTCCATGGAGATGTTGTGGTTTCCATTTATCATATGAGGTCTACAATTGGAGGAAGACTACAAGCGAAG ATGACAAATACTCAGATATTGCAGATACAATTTCATACTGGATTTATAGCACTCGGGACAACAGTGTTAAAATTTACAAA GCCAGAACTTGATGCTTGTGACTCACCAGACAAATACCCTCAGCTGTTTTATGTCACCTTGGACATTGAGATTGAAGCCACCGACAGACAGACTGACCTCACCCCTCCTTGGGAGAATTTTGTATCTAAAGATGTGAACCCCAGTATCCTGTTCTCGTCgcagcaggagcagcaggacgCAGTGGCTGTGGCAG GCAGACCTCCTCCCGTAGAGCAACATCAAGACAATATCAGGAATGCTGGCCAGGGAGCTTTCTTTTCTTCCTTGAGCTGGCAAG ACCAGAAGTCAGACAAGGCCGGCTCTCATCCAGCCTCAGATGATCGGGCTGCCTtggtccatgaagagagtgagcaaTCAGATGATGAACTTCTGTCCCTCTCTAGTCAGCATAGCAACACCAGTGGCGAAAAGCACCATGGAACCCCCAAACACAAAAAGATCGACCCTCCGGCTCCTTCAGCTCCTCCAGAAGATGCTGATCTACTCTGCTTAGGTGGAAGTTCGGTAAATACAGCTCCATCTCAGCCCAAACCACCCCCTTCTAACTCCGACCTCCTCAGTGACCTTTTTGGGGCAGCTCAGGCACCTGGAGATGCCATGTTTCAGACAGGAGGAGTAGGATCTGCTCACTCAACACCACGGCGATCTGCTGCATCACCCTCTCCATCGCAGTCTCCGAGAGTAGGGGAAG CTTCCAGCTTTGACCCATTTGGATCAAGCCCTAAACAGCCGGACTTACTTGGCTCCTTCCTGAGTGCGTCCAACAACACCTCCGGAGACACGTTTCTGCAAGCTACAAGGAGTCCATCCCCCTCTCCCACCCCAGGAGGCCATGCTGATCCTTTTAACATGG CCCCACCATCTGTATCTATCCAGCCTGACATATCATCATCATCAACATGGGACTGGGGTTCCCCAGCACAAG GTGGATTAGGAGTAGGGAGTCGATCGGCTGCTACCAGTCCAACGGGATCCCCGCAGCACCATACCAAGCCGCAGACTCTAGATCCATTTGCTGACCTTGGAGCTCTGGGTGCAAATCTTGCTG GTGGTTCTGCATTTGCAAGTAAGCCAACAACCCCAACCGGTAGCGGCGGGGGATTTCCTCCTGTAGGATCACCCCAGAAGCCATCTCCACAGCATGCAGGGGGCAGCTGGCAGCCGAATTCTGGATATTCCTGGCAACCACATTCCAAACCTCAACAAAATGTCCCACACTCGTCACCGCAAAACAGACCCAACTACAATATCAGCTTCTCCGTAGTGAACAGCGGCCAGAACGATAGGGGAAAGAGTGCCGCCAGCTCTG atgtGAAACCGAAGGCTTCAGCTGACAACTTTGAAGATTTGCTCTCTAGTCAAGGGTTCAATGCACACAAGGAGAGGAAAGGACCAAGAACTATTGCTGAAATGAGGAAAGAAGAAATGTCAAAAGAAATGGATCCTGAAAAATTAAAG ATCTTAGACTGGATTGAAGGTAAAGAGCGAAACATCCGAGCGTTGCTCTCTACCATGCACACTGTGCTTTGGGCAGGGGAAACCAAGTGGAAACCAATCAGCATGGCAGATCTGGTCACCCCGGAACAAGTTAAAAAAGTATACCGGAAAGCTGTGTTAGTGGTTCACCCAGACAAA GCCACTGGGCAGCCCTACGAGCAATATGCAAAGATGATCTTTATGGAGCTGAATGACGCCTGGTCAGAATTTGAGAATCAAGGACAGAAAGCGTTATACTAA
- the DNAJC6 gene encoding auxilin isoform X3, whose amino-acid sequence MDSSGASSPDLESNYGGGLLDMVKGGAGRLFSNFKDNLKDTLKDTSTKVMQSVASYAKGELDISYITSRIIVMSFPAEGVELGFRNHIEDVRSFLDSRHLDHYTVFNLSPKSYRSAKFHNRVSECSWPVRQAPSLHNLFAVCKNMHNWLQQNPKNVCVIHCMDGRAASAVLVSAMFCFCHLFTNPVSAIQLLNAKRPGIGLWPSHRRYIGHICDLVSDKPVHPHCKPIVIKSATISPVPCFNKQRNGCRPFCEVLIGETRIFSTIQDYERMKEYRVQEGKVVFPLGVTVHGDVVVSIYHMRSTIGGRLQAKMTNTQILQIQFHTGFIALGTTVLKFTKPELDACDSPDKYPQLFYVTLDIEIEATDRQTDLTPPWENFVSKDVNPSILFSSQQEQQDAVAVAGRPPPVEQHQDNIRNAGQGAFFSSLSWQDQKSDKAGSHPASDDRAALVHEESEQSDDELLSLSSQHSNTSGEKHHGTPKHKKIDPPAPSAPPEDADLLCLGGSSVNTAPSQPKPPPSNSDLLSDLFGAAQAPGDAMFQTGGVGSAHSTPRRSAASPSPSQSPRVGEASSFDPFGSSPKQPDLLGSFLSASNNTSGDTFLQATRSPSPSPTPGGHADPFNMAPPSVSIQPDISSSSTWDWGSPAQGGLGVGSRSAATSPTGSPQHHTKPQTLDPFADLGALGANLAGGSAFASKPTTPTGSGGGFPPVGSPQKPSPQHAGGSWQPNSGYSWQPHSKPQQNVPHSSPQNRPNYNISFSVVNSGQNDRGKSAASSDVKPKASADNFEDLLSSQGFNAHKERKGPRTIAEMRKEEMSKEMDPEKLKILDWIEGKERNIRALLSTMHTVLWAGETKWKPISMADLVTPEQVKKVYRKAVLVVHPDKATGQPYEQYAKMIFMELNDAWSEFENQGQKALY is encoded by the exons GTGCCTCGTCACCAGACCTGGAGTCCAACTATGGAGGAGGCTTATTGGACATGGTCAAAGGGGGAGCAGGACGTCTGTTCAGTAACTTTAAGGACAACCTGAAGGATACATTGAAGGATACATCTACGAAAGTAATGCAATCTGTCGCCAG ttatGCAAAAGGAGAGCTGGATATCTCATACATTACCTCAAGGATTATTG TCATGTCCTTCCCGGCAGAAGGTGTGGAATTAGGATTCAGAAACCACATTGAAGATGTTCGCTCCTTCCTGGATTCAAGACATCTGGACCATTATACAGTGTTCAATTTGTCACCCAAGTCTTACCGCAGTGCCAAGTTCCATAATCGG GTCTCAGAATGCAGTTGGCCAGTAAGACAAGCTCCCAGTTTGCATAAtttatttgcagtttgcaaaaacatGCACAACTGGTTACAGCAGAACCCCAAAAATGTCTGCGTCATCCACTGCATG GACGGCCGTGCCGCATCTGCAGTGTTAGTCAGCGCCATGTTCTGTTTTTGTCACCTTTTCACCAATCCGGTGTCTGCAATCCAACTGCTAAATGCGAAACGCCCAGGAATAGGACTGTGGCCGTCACACAGAAG GTACATTGGGCACATCTGTGACCTGGTGTCTGACAAACCTGTGCATCCTCACTGTAAACCTATTGTCATCAAGAGTGCCACCATCAGCCCAGTGCCGTGCTTTAACAAGCAGAGGAATGGCTGCCGGCCGTTTTGTGAAGTTCTTATTGGGGAAACGCGGATCTTCAGCACAATTCAAGACTATGAGAGAATGAA AGAGTATCGTGTCCAGGAAGGAAAAGTGGTGTTTCCTTTGGGTGTCACGGTCCATGGAGATGTTGTGGTTTCCATTTATCATATGAGGTCTACAATTGGAGGAAGACTACAAGCGAAG ATGACAAATACTCAGATATTGCAGATACAATTTCATACTGGATTTATAGCACTCGGGACAACAGTGTTAAAATTTACAAA GCCAGAACTTGATGCTTGTGACTCACCAGACAAATACCCTCAGCTGTTTTATGTCACCTTGGACATTGAGATTGAAGCCACCGACAGACAGACTGACCTCACCCCTCCTTGGGAGAATTTTGTATCTAAAGATGTGAACCCCAGTATCCTGTTCTCGTCgcagcaggagcagcaggacgCAGTGGCTGTGGCAG GCAGACCTCCTCCCGTAGAGCAACATCAAGACAATATCAGGAATGCTGGCCAGGGAGCTTTCTTTTCTTCCTTGAGCTGGCAAG ACCAGAAGTCAGACAAGGCCGGCTCTCATCCAGCCTCAGATGATCGGGCTGCCTtggtccatgaagagagtgagcaaTCAGATGATGAACTTCTGTCCCTCTCTAGTCAGCATAGCAACACCAGTGGCGAAAAGCACCATGGAACCCCCAAACACAAAAAGATCGACCCTCCGGCTCCTTCAGCTCCTCCAGAAGATGCTGATCTACTCTGCTTAGGTGGAAGTTCGGTAAATACAGCTCCATCTCAGCCCAAACCACCCCCTTCTAACTCCGACCTCCTCAGTGACCTTTTTGGGGCAGCTCAGGCACCTGGAGATGCCATGTTTCAGACAGGAGGAGTAGGATCTGCTCACTCAACACCACGGCGATCTGCTGCATCACCCTCTCCATCGCAGTCTCCGAGAGTAGGGGAAG CTTCCAGCTTTGACCCATTTGGATCAAGCCCTAAACAGCCGGACTTACTTGGCTCCTTCCTGAGTGCGTCCAACAACACCTCCGGAGACACGTTTCTGCAAGCTACAAGGAGTCCATCCCCCTCTCCCACCCCAGGAGGCCATGCTGATCCTTTTAACATGG CCCCACCATCTGTATCTATCCAGCCTGACATATCATCATCATCAACATGGGACTGGGGTTCCCCAGCACAAG GTGGATTAGGAGTAGGGAGTCGATCGGCTGCTACCAGTCCAACGGGATCCCCGCAGCACCATACCAAGCCGCAGACTCTAGATCCATTTGCTGACCTTGGAGCTCTGGGTGCAAATCTTGCTG GTGGTTCTGCATTTGCAAGTAAGCCAACAACCCCAACCGGTAGCGGCGGGGGATTTCCTCCTGTAGGATCACCCCAGAAGCCATCTCCACAGCATGCAGGGGGCAGCTGGCAGCCGAATTCTGGATATTCCTGGCAACCACATTCCAAACCTCAACAAAATGTCCCACACTCGTCACCGCAAAACAGACCCAACTACAATATCAGCTTCTCCGTAGTGAACAGCGGCCAGAACGATAGGGGAAAGAGTGCCGCCAGCTCTG atgtGAAACCGAAGGCTTCAGCTGACAACTTTGAAGATTTGCTCTCTAGTCAAGGGTTCAATGCACACAAGGAGAGGAAAGGACCAAGAACTATTGCTGAAATGAGGAAAGAAGAAATGTCAAAAGAAATGGATCCTGAAAAATTAAAG ATCTTAGACTGGATTGAAGGTAAAGAGCGAAACATCCGAGCGTTGCTCTCTACCATGCACACTGTGCTTTGGGCAGGGGAAACCAAGTGGAAACCAATCAGCATGGCAGATCTGGTCACCCCGGAACAAGTTAAAAAAGTATACCGGAAAGCTGTGTTAGTGGTTCACCCAGACAAA GCCACTGGGCAGCCCTACGAGCAATATGCAAAGATGATCTTTATGGAGCTGAATGACGCCTGGTCAGAATTTGAGAATCAAGGACAGAAAGCGTTATACTAA
- the DNAJC6 gene encoding auxilin isoform X2 → MKESAQQGASSPDLESNYGGGLLDMVKGGAGRLFSNFKDNLKDTLKDTSTKVMQSVASYAKGELDISYITSRIIVMSFPAEGVELGFRNHIEDVRSFLDSRHLDHYTVFNLSPKSYRSAKFHNRVSECSWPVRQAPSLHNLFAVCKNMHNWLQQNPKNVCVIHCMDGRAASAVLVSAMFCFCHLFTNPVSAIQLLNAKRPGIGLWPSHRRYIGHICDLVSDKPVHPHCKPIVIKSATISPVPCFNKQRNGCRPFCEVLIGETRIFSTIQDYERMKEYRVQEGKVVFPLGVTVHGDVVVSIYHMRSTIGGRLQAKMTNTQILQIQFHTGFIALGTTVLKFTKPELDACDSPDKYPQLFYVTLDIEIEATDRQTDLTPPWENFVSKDVNPSILFSSQQEQQDAVAVAGRPPPVEQHQDNIRNAGQGAFFSSLSWQDQKSDKAGSHPASDDRAALVHEESEQSDDELLSLSSQHSNTSGEKHHGTPKHKKIDPPAPSAPPEDADLLCLGGSSVNTAPSQPKPPPSNSDLLSDLFGAAQAPGDAMFQTGGVGSAHSTPRRSAASPSPSQSPRVGEASSFDPFGSSPKQPDLLGSFLSASNNTSGDTFLQATRSPSPSPTPGGHADPFNMAPPSVSIQPDISSSSTWDWGSPAQGGLGVGSRSAATSPTGSPQHHTKPQTLDPFADLGALGANLAGGSAFASKPTTPTGSGGGFPPVGSPQKPSPQHAGGSWQPNSGYSWQPHSKPQQNVPHSSPQNRPNYNISFSVVNSGQNDRGKSAASSDVKPKASADNFEDLLSSQGFNAHKERKGPRTIAEMRKEEMSKEMDPEKLKILDWIEGKERNIRALLSTMHTVLWAGETKWKPISMADLVTPEQVKKVYRKAVLVVHPDKATGQPYEQYAKMIFMELNDAWSEFENQGQKALY, encoded by the exons GTGCCTCGTCACCAGACCTGGAGTCCAACTATGGAGGAGGCTTATTGGACATGGTCAAAGGGGGAGCAGGACGTCTGTTCAGTAACTTTAAGGACAACCTGAAGGATACATTGAAGGATACATCTACGAAAGTAATGCAATCTGTCGCCAG ttatGCAAAAGGAGAGCTGGATATCTCATACATTACCTCAAGGATTATTG TCATGTCCTTCCCGGCAGAAGGTGTGGAATTAGGATTCAGAAACCACATTGAAGATGTTCGCTCCTTCCTGGATTCAAGACATCTGGACCATTATACAGTGTTCAATTTGTCACCCAAGTCTTACCGCAGTGCCAAGTTCCATAATCGG GTCTCAGAATGCAGTTGGCCAGTAAGACAAGCTCCCAGTTTGCATAAtttatttgcagtttgcaaaaacatGCACAACTGGTTACAGCAGAACCCCAAAAATGTCTGCGTCATCCACTGCATG GACGGCCGTGCCGCATCTGCAGTGTTAGTCAGCGCCATGTTCTGTTTTTGTCACCTTTTCACCAATCCGGTGTCTGCAATCCAACTGCTAAATGCGAAACGCCCAGGAATAGGACTGTGGCCGTCACACAGAAG GTACATTGGGCACATCTGTGACCTGGTGTCTGACAAACCTGTGCATCCTCACTGTAAACCTATTGTCATCAAGAGTGCCACCATCAGCCCAGTGCCGTGCTTTAACAAGCAGAGGAATGGCTGCCGGCCGTTTTGTGAAGTTCTTATTGGGGAAACGCGGATCTTCAGCACAATTCAAGACTATGAGAGAATGAA AGAGTATCGTGTCCAGGAAGGAAAAGTGGTGTTTCCTTTGGGTGTCACGGTCCATGGAGATGTTGTGGTTTCCATTTATCATATGAGGTCTACAATTGGAGGAAGACTACAAGCGAAG ATGACAAATACTCAGATATTGCAGATACAATTTCATACTGGATTTATAGCACTCGGGACAACAGTGTTAAAATTTACAAA GCCAGAACTTGATGCTTGTGACTCACCAGACAAATACCCTCAGCTGTTTTATGTCACCTTGGACATTGAGATTGAAGCCACCGACAGACAGACTGACCTCACCCCTCCTTGGGAGAATTTTGTATCTAAAGATGTGAACCCCAGTATCCTGTTCTCGTCgcagcaggagcagcaggacgCAGTGGCTGTGGCAG GCAGACCTCCTCCCGTAGAGCAACATCAAGACAATATCAGGAATGCTGGCCAGGGAGCTTTCTTTTCTTCCTTGAGCTGGCAAG ACCAGAAGTCAGACAAGGCCGGCTCTCATCCAGCCTCAGATGATCGGGCTGCCTtggtccatgaagagagtgagcaaTCAGATGATGAACTTCTGTCCCTCTCTAGTCAGCATAGCAACACCAGTGGCGAAAAGCACCATGGAACCCCCAAACACAAAAAGATCGACCCTCCGGCTCCTTCAGCTCCTCCAGAAGATGCTGATCTACTCTGCTTAGGTGGAAGTTCGGTAAATACAGCTCCATCTCAGCCCAAACCACCCCCTTCTAACTCCGACCTCCTCAGTGACCTTTTTGGGGCAGCTCAGGCACCTGGAGATGCCATGTTTCAGACAGGAGGAGTAGGATCTGCTCACTCAACACCACGGCGATCTGCTGCATCACCCTCTCCATCGCAGTCTCCGAGAGTAGGGGAAG CTTCCAGCTTTGACCCATTTGGATCAAGCCCTAAACAGCCGGACTTACTTGGCTCCTTCCTGAGTGCGTCCAACAACACCTCCGGAGACACGTTTCTGCAAGCTACAAGGAGTCCATCCCCCTCTCCCACCCCAGGAGGCCATGCTGATCCTTTTAACATGG CCCCACCATCTGTATCTATCCAGCCTGACATATCATCATCATCAACATGGGACTGGGGTTCCCCAGCACAAG GTGGATTAGGAGTAGGGAGTCGATCGGCTGCTACCAGTCCAACGGGATCCCCGCAGCACCATACCAAGCCGCAGACTCTAGATCCATTTGCTGACCTTGGAGCTCTGGGTGCAAATCTTGCTG GTGGTTCTGCATTTGCAAGTAAGCCAACAACCCCAACCGGTAGCGGCGGGGGATTTCCTCCTGTAGGATCACCCCAGAAGCCATCTCCACAGCATGCAGGGGGCAGCTGGCAGCCGAATTCTGGATATTCCTGGCAACCACATTCCAAACCTCAACAAAATGTCCCACACTCGTCACCGCAAAACAGACCCAACTACAATATCAGCTTCTCCGTAGTGAACAGCGGCCAGAACGATAGGGGAAAGAGTGCCGCCAGCTCTG atgtGAAACCGAAGGCTTCAGCTGACAACTTTGAAGATTTGCTCTCTAGTCAAGGGTTCAATGCACACAAGGAGAGGAAAGGACCAAGAACTATTGCTGAAATGAGGAAAGAAGAAATGTCAAAAGAAATGGATCCTGAAAAATTAAAG ATCTTAGACTGGATTGAAGGTAAAGAGCGAAACATCCGAGCGTTGCTCTCTACCATGCACACTGTGCTTTGGGCAGGGGAAACCAAGTGGAAACCAATCAGCATGGCAGATCTGGTCACCCCGGAACAAGTTAAAAAAGTATACCGGAAAGCTGTGTTAGTGGTTCACCCAGACAAA GCCACTGGGCAGCCCTACGAGCAATATGCAAAGATGATCTTTATGGAGCTGAATGACGCCTGGTCAGAATTTGAGAATCAAGGACAGAAAGCGTTATACTAA